One region of Candidatus Palauibacter polyketidifaciens genomic DNA includes:
- the xseA gene encoding exodeoxyribonuclease VII large subunit — protein MTRQASLFGAAEVRDGRSPEGAITVSDLNEAARGALEKRFGDLWVRGEVTNWTCSSVGHRYFSLRDQERDSSVACVFFRGDAWRLPADPEDGMEVFVRGRPTLYARQGRFQLRVRAIETAGEGLWRIAFERLRRKLAAEGMLDPERKRALPAFPRRVGVVTSRKGAALHDIITVLRRRAPWVEIVVRHCRVQGEGAADEVRAALQRLGDWSTGGPDRKLDAILLSRGGGSVEDLWCFNEETAVRAVAASPVPVICAVGHEVDVSLCELVADLRAPTPSAAAELAVPDIRSVRASLDTAGRGLARGLRRLITRGSDRMEALAQRLPASAGHARDVAKLRLETMAAYLPAGMERVLARSRTRLAGLAAALDALSPLETVARGYAVATDLEGRRLTRIDDFTPSQRFRLRVRGGQVAATTDTVERDAARPDAGESDA, from the coding sequence GTGACGCGTCAAGCCTCGCTGTTCGGCGCGGCGGAGGTCCGCGATGGCCGCTCCCCGGAAGGCGCGATCACCGTGTCCGACCTGAACGAAGCCGCGCGCGGCGCGCTGGAGAAGCGGTTCGGCGACCTCTGGGTGCGCGGCGAAGTGACGAACTGGACCTGCTCTTCCGTCGGGCACCGCTACTTCTCTCTCCGGGACCAGGAGCGCGACTCCAGCGTCGCGTGCGTCTTCTTCCGCGGAGATGCATGGCGTCTGCCGGCGGATCCGGAGGACGGCATGGAGGTCTTCGTCCGCGGCCGTCCGACCCTCTACGCGCGGCAGGGCCGGTTCCAGTTGCGCGTACGCGCCATCGAGACGGCGGGCGAGGGGTTGTGGCGGATTGCCTTCGAGCGGCTCCGCCGGAAGCTCGCGGCGGAGGGCATGCTGGATCCGGAGCGCAAACGGGCGCTGCCCGCGTTCCCACGCCGCGTGGGCGTCGTCACGTCGCGCAAGGGCGCAGCGCTTCACGACATCATCACCGTCCTCCGGCGCCGAGCCCCCTGGGTCGAGATCGTCGTCCGCCACTGCCGCGTGCAGGGCGAAGGCGCCGCCGACGAGGTGCGGGCCGCCCTCCAGCGTCTCGGCGACTGGAGCACCGGCGGTCCGGATCGGAAGCTCGACGCGATCCTCCTGAGCCGGGGCGGCGGGTCGGTGGAGGACCTGTGGTGCTTCAACGAGGAAACGGCGGTTCGAGCGGTCGCGGCGAGTCCGGTGCCGGTGATCTGCGCCGTCGGTCACGAGGTCGACGTGTCGCTGTGCGAGTTGGTGGCCGACCTCCGGGCGCCGACGCCCTCCGCGGCCGCGGAACTCGCGGTGCCGGATATCCGGAGCGTACGCGCCTCGCTCGATACGGCCGGCCGAGGCCTGGCTCGCGGGCTGCGCCGGCTCATCACACGCGGGAGCGACCGGATGGAAGCGCTCGCGCAACGCCTGCCGGCCTCCGCCGGACACGCGCGCGACGTCGCGAAGCTTCGCCTCGAGACCATGGCGGCCTACCTCCCGGCGGGGATGGAACGGGTGCTCGCCCGCTCGCGTACACGGCTCGCTGGACTGGCCGCCGCGCTCGACGCCCTGAGCCCGCTCGAGACCGTGGCCCGCGGCTACGCCGTCGCCACCGACCTCGAGGGACGCCGGCTCACGCGCATCGACGACTTCACGCCGAGCCAGCGCTTCCGCCTGCGGGTCAGGGGGGGACAGGTCGCGGCGACGACGGATACCGTGGAACGTGACGCGGCGAGGCCGGACGCCGGGGAGTCCGACGCGTGA
- the xseB gene encoding exodeoxyribonuclease VII small subunit codes for MSEPSAEFEFETAIEELEGIVARLDREGIGLDEAIALFEQGIERLGEARRWLETASGRVEELIASSTGRLEAKPLEGVEAPDGKPEDRPDGEP; via the coding sequence GTGAGCGAGCCTTCGGCGGAGTTCGAATTCGAGACGGCGATCGAGGAACTGGAAGGGATCGTCGCGCGCCTCGACCGGGAGGGCATCGGCCTGGACGAGGCGATCGCCCTCTTCGAGCAGGGGATCGAACGTCTCGGGGAGGCTCGGCGCTGGCTCGAGACGGCGAGCGGCCGGGTCGAGGAACTCATCGCTTCGTCGACGGGAAGACTGGAAGCGAAGCCGCTGGAAGGCGTGGAAGCGCCGGACGGAAAGCCGGAGGATCGGCCGGACGGTGAACCGTGA
- a CDS encoding polyprenyl synthetase family protein, giving the protein MTRGLPELRTAIDAELEGWLSETLRGAAPIAEPIRYAVLAKGKRIRPLLFVGAWEAAGGVAGPRAGNGARGLHRVALGPELVHTYSLIHDDLPCMDDDDLRRGRPTVHVRYGERAAVMTGAALLPLAIRAVAEGAAGLKLPDPVASRLIGVLTGAAGGDGMVGGQLLDLLAEKQSVSFETLERIHRGKTARLIAACCTMGGVAARASEDTVDRLTRFGIAIGLAFQTVDDILDVTGSSSRMGKIGGRDEALGKATTPSILGLEGARARAEELGSEALGEISPLAGADRLREIGCLVLERDR; this is encoded by the coding sequence GTGACCCGCGGGTTGCCGGAGCTGCGTACCGCCATTGATGCGGAGCTGGAGGGCTGGCTGTCCGAAACGCTGCGCGGGGCGGCCCCGATCGCCGAACCCATTCGGTACGCCGTCCTCGCGAAGGGAAAAAGAATCCGGCCTCTCCTGTTCGTCGGGGCCTGGGAAGCCGCGGGCGGTGTCGCCGGGCCGCGCGCGGGAAACGGAGCGCGTGGGCTCCACCGCGTGGCGCTGGGACCCGAACTCGTCCACACGTATTCCCTGATCCACGATGACCTGCCCTGCATGGACGACGACGACCTTCGCCGCGGGCGGCCGACAGTGCATGTCCGGTACGGGGAGCGCGCCGCGGTCATGACGGGTGCGGCGCTGCTTCCGCTCGCGATCCGCGCCGTGGCCGAGGGTGCCGCGGGGCTGAAGCTGCCGGACCCCGTCGCGAGCCGACTCATCGGCGTCCTCACCGGGGCGGCGGGCGGGGACGGCATGGTCGGTGGCCAACTTCTCGACCTCCTCGCCGAGAAGCAGAGCGTCAGCTTCGAGACGCTCGAGCGCATCCATCGCGGCAAGACGGCGCGCCTCATCGCGGCCTGCTGCACGATGGGCGGCGTCGCGGCCCGCGCATCCGAGGACACGGTCGATCGGCTGACCCGCTTCGGGATTGCGATCGGACTCGCGTTCCAGACGGTGGACGACATCCTCGACGTGACGGGCTCCTCGAGCCGCATGGGGAAGATCGGCGGGCGGGACGAGGCCCTGGGTAAGGCGACGACTCCATCGATCCTCGGCCTGGAGGGGGCGAGAGCACGCGCGGAAGAGCTCGGCAGCGAGGCGCTGGGCGAGATTTCGCCGCTCGCGGGCGCGGACCGGCTGCGCGAAATCGGATGCCTCGTCCTCGAGCGCGACCGCTGA
- a CDS encoding NAD(+)/NADH kinase encodes MKFIIIGNADHPELEPLLHRVERRADELGVSLVFEPPLATKAGRDPVEPEEIEADIALVLALGGDGTLLRAARLAAPRGIPVLGCNLGRLGFLTMVSEDELEAAMSMVASGDYALEKRIALRIRVVPNGSNGPVERSFYAINDAVIHKSGFARLIGLRVLADDDEVGHYSADGIILATATGSTAYSLSAGGPIVSPTMEGIVATPISPHTLAVRPVVFSGDTRISVELLSGDHDLQLTVDGQPGCRLSVGDRVEVARSRHPVGLVRLPEHSFFTVLRRKLRWGDVREHPTPPSGGDEEEAC; translated from the coding sequence GTGAAGTTCATTATTATCGGCAACGCCGATCACCCGGAACTGGAGCCGCTCCTTCACCGCGTCGAGCGGAGAGCGGACGAACTCGGGGTTTCGCTCGTCTTCGAACCGCCGCTTGCGACAAAGGCCGGACGCGACCCCGTCGAGCCGGAGGAGATCGAAGCGGACATCGCCCTCGTCCTGGCCCTCGGCGGGGACGGGACGTTGCTGCGGGCGGCTCGCCTGGCGGCGCCCCGCGGGATCCCCGTGCTGGGCTGCAACCTCGGTCGGCTCGGCTTCCTCACGATGGTTTCGGAGGATGAACTCGAGGCGGCGATGTCGATGGTGGCGAGCGGGGACTACGCGCTCGAGAAGCGGATCGCCCTTCGCATCCGGGTGGTTCCGAACGGATCGAACGGACCGGTCGAACGGAGCTTCTACGCGATCAACGACGCCGTCATTCACAAGAGCGGCTTCGCCCGCCTGATCGGCCTGCGCGTGCTGGCCGACGATGACGAAGTGGGACACTACAGCGCGGACGGCATCATCCTCGCCACGGCCACGGGCTCGACGGCCTACAGCCTTTCCGCGGGCGGCCCCATCGTCTCGCCGACGATGGAGGGCATCGTCGCGACGCCGATCTCGCCGCACACGCTTGCGGTGCGCCCGGTCGTGTTTTCGGGGGACACGAGAATCTCCGTCGAACTTCTCTCGGGGGACCACGACCTGCAGCTGACCGTCGACGGACAGCCCGGTTGTCGGCTTTCGGTCGGGGACCGCGTGGAGGTCGCCCGGTCGAGGCACCCCGTGGGCCTGGTCCGGCTCCCCGAGCACTCGTTCTTCACCGTCCTGAGGCGGAAGCTGCGGTGGGGCGATGTCCGCGAGCACCCGACGCCCCCATCCGGGGGAGACGAGGAAGAGGCGTGCTGA
- the recN gene encoding DNA repair protein RecN — protein sequence MLRELRVRNFAVVEEATLEFGPGLSVLSGETGAGKSLLVEALALLVGGRPSPDMIRAGAGAARIEGRFEIEDVDGLRTLCEDAGVDQEDGWLILCRELRREGRHRAWVNGSPSTARRLREFGSRLLDLHGQHDHQRLLDRAWQRRILDAYGRHEALATETEAAYEGLRAIEGRLEDTRRAAREGRERADYLRFKRDEIAEAGLEPDEDEALESEARRLSHSEDLIELSGSLHHGLYEAEGSLVDRLGEFAARLDHLVSIDREAGPFRDLLEAALRNVEELGRNLAPYRDSIEHDPGRLDEIRVRQDLLYRLKRKYGGALEDVIRAGEEARRELETLRGADDEIERLEAARVAASAELAARASELSERRRASSRALAEAVTAALPELGLRGGRLEIALEAYGEIRGTGAERVEFLVSLNPGFPPAPLRRVASGGEMSRLMLALETSLIEVDDLPVLVFDEIDAGIGGEVAHRVAARLVRLSAAHQVLVVTHLAQIAARADAHYSVGKVAEDEGVRTSVRVLTGGDRVHEVARMLGGDPASRASRAHAEELLAGQL from the coding sequence GTGCTGAGGGAGCTTCGCGTCCGGAACTTCGCCGTCGTCGAGGAAGCCACGCTTGAATTCGGACCGGGCCTCAGCGTGCTCAGCGGCGAGACCGGAGCCGGGAAATCGCTCCTCGTCGAAGCGCTCGCACTCCTGGTCGGAGGGCGGCCGTCTCCGGACATGATCCGGGCGGGGGCCGGGGCCGCGCGTATCGAGGGCCGCTTCGAGATCGAGGACGTCGACGGACTGCGGACGCTGTGCGAGGACGCCGGCGTCGATCAGGAAGATGGGTGGCTCATCCTGTGTCGCGAGTTGCGTCGCGAGGGTCGGCATCGGGCATGGGTGAACGGTTCACCGTCCACGGCTCGACGGTTGCGCGAGTTCGGGAGCCGGCTCCTCGACCTGCACGGACAGCACGATCACCAGCGACTCCTCGACCGGGCCTGGCAGCGGCGGATCCTGGACGCATATGGCCGGCACGAAGCGCTCGCCACCGAGACGGAGGCCGCATACGAGGGCTTGCGCGCCATCGAGGGACGTCTCGAGGACACGCGCCGCGCCGCGCGGGAGGGACGCGAACGGGCCGACTACCTGCGCTTCAAGCGGGACGAGATCGCCGAGGCCGGGCTCGAACCGGACGAGGATGAGGCGCTCGAGTCGGAGGCCCGCCGCCTCTCGCACTCCGAGGATCTGATCGAACTCTCGGGCTCGCTCCACCACGGGCTGTACGAGGCCGAGGGTTCGCTCGTCGATCGGTTGGGCGAGTTCGCGGCCCGACTCGACCACCTCGTCTCGATCGACCGCGAGGCGGGACCCTTCCGCGACCTGCTCGAGGCCGCGCTCCGCAACGTGGAAGAACTCGGGCGGAACCTGGCTCCCTACCGCGACTCGATCGAGCACGACCCTGGACGGCTCGACGAAATCCGCGTCCGGCAGGATCTCCTCTACCGGCTCAAGCGCAAGTACGGCGGCGCTCTGGAGGATGTGATCCGCGCGGGCGAGGAGGCGCGGCGTGAGCTGGAGACGCTGCGGGGCGCGGATGACGAGATTGAGCGTCTCGAAGCGGCGCGGGTCGCCGCCTCCGCCGAACTCGCCGCGCGGGCGTCCGAACTCTCAGAGCGGCGCCGCGCGTCGTCCCGGGCGCTCGCGGAAGCCGTAACGGCCGCGCTGCCGGAACTCGGTCTCCGGGGCGGCCGCCTCGAGATCGCGCTCGAAGCGTACGGCGAAATCAGGGGGACCGGCGCCGAGCGGGTGGAGTTTCTCGTCTCCCTTAATCCGGGTTTCCCGCCGGCGCCGCTGCGGCGCGTCGCCTCGGGGGGAGAGATGAGCCGCCTCATGCTCGCGCTCGAGACCTCGCTCATCGAGGTGGACGACCTGCCGGTGCTCGTGTTCGACGAGATCGATGCGGGGATCGGGGGCGAGGTGGCGCACCGGGTGGCGGCCCGCCTCGTGCGGCTTTCCGCCGCCCATCAGGTGCTCGTCGTCACGCATCTCGCGCAGATCGCGGCGCGCGCCGACGCCCACTACTCCGTCGGAAAGGTCGCGGAAGATGAAGGCGTGCGGACCTCGGTTCGGGTGCTCACCGGCGGAGACCGCGTCCACGAAGTCGCCCGCATGCTCGGAGGCGACCCCGCCAGCCGCGCCTCGCGCGCCCATGCCGAGGAGCTGCTCGCCGGCCAGTTGTAG
- the cax gene encoding calcium/proton exchanger, whose protein sequence is MALKLKADQILLLLLVFVPITLVLEYVVHASATTLFVTSAVAIVPLAGIMGKSTEMLAEHVGAGLGGLLNATFGNAAELIIAIFALRAGLHDLVKASLTGSIIGNILLIFGLSALLGGLKFRKQVFNRTAAKLGSTLLLLSAVGLVIPSLLHYLRDGAESGAAAAAGAGSGSLSLEISVVLIVCYILSLVFALRTHADLYQGTGHADGATHGAPAWSKGKSFAVLVGAAAVVGWMSEILVGGAEEAAHSLGMTEVFVGVIVVALVGNAAEHSTAVLVALRNKMDLSIQIAVGSSLQIALLIAPLLVFLSYAVGPAPIDLVFSPLEVVAVAVSVLVVGQIADDGQTHWMEGVLLLAVYVVLGLAFFNLPG, encoded by the coding sequence TTGGCTCTCAAGCTGAAAGCAGACCAGATTCTCCTGCTCCTTCTCGTCTTCGTTCCCATCACGCTCGTTCTCGAGTACGTCGTCCACGCGTCGGCGACCACGCTCTTTGTTACCTCCGCCGTCGCGATCGTTCCCCTCGCCGGAATCATGGGGAAGTCCACCGAGATGCTGGCCGAGCACGTGGGCGCCGGTCTCGGAGGACTGCTCAACGCGACATTCGGGAACGCCGCGGAGCTGATCATCGCGATCTTCGCCCTCAGAGCGGGGCTGCACGACCTGGTGAAGGCGTCGCTCACGGGGTCGATCATCGGGAACATCCTCCTCATCTTCGGATTGAGCGCGCTGCTCGGCGGCCTGAAGTTCCGCAAGCAGGTCTTCAACCGGACGGCGGCCAAGCTGGGCTCGACCCTCCTTCTCCTGAGCGCGGTCGGGCTCGTCATCCCGTCGCTGCTGCACTACCTGCGGGATGGGGCGGAGTCCGGGGCGGCAGCGGCGGCGGGAGCCGGGTCAGGGTCGCTGAGCCTCGAGATCTCCGTCGTCCTCATCGTCTGTTACATCCTCTCGCTCGTCTTCGCGCTGCGGACGCACGCGGATCTCTACCAGGGGACGGGGCACGCCGACGGCGCGACGCACGGGGCTCCCGCGTGGTCGAAGGGAAAGTCGTTCGCGGTCCTCGTAGGCGCGGCCGCGGTCGTGGGCTGGATGAGCGAGATCCTCGTCGGCGGAGCGGAGGAGGCGGCACACTCCCTGGGGATGACCGAGGTCTTCGTCGGCGTGATCGTCGTCGCCCTCGTCGGCAACGCGGCGGAACACTCGACTGCCGTGCTCGTCGCCCTCCGGAACAAGATGGATCTGTCGATTCAGATCGCGGTGGGATCGTCCCTGCAGATCGCCCTCCTCATCGCCCCTCTCCTCGTCTTCCTCTCGTACGCGGTCGGGCCGGCGCCGATCGACCTCGTCTTTTCTCCGCTGGAAGTCGTGGCCGTGGCGGTCTCCGTCCTCGTCGTGGGGCAGATCGCGGATGACGGCCAGACGCACTGGATGGAGGGCGTGCTCCTCCTTGCTGTCTACGTTGTGCTCGGGCTCGCTTTCTTCAACCTCCCCGGCTAG
- a CDS encoding amidase, with protein sequence MSVDLDRKGAEAAEGRMRRRGFLKVTAAATAAGALDPRTLVAAPTRPPSNRDAAELPEAHQAAQEDVIPLGNGEPPALQFQAWPGGTGALLEKYWRAGMNPFEKTPIDVEPWEGPVPSTEEEIAFLPVHRLSALVRERRVSPTELFDIYMERMKRHDPVLLCAVTILEDRGREEAEQAEAEIRAGEWRGPLHGIPYGVKDLFSTVGARTTWGSAAFQTQMIEEDAEVVRRLNAAGAVLIAKLATGEFARGDRWYRGRTLNPWNLAWGSSGSSAGPGSATAAGCVAFSIGTETRGSIVSPSRRNGLSALRPTFGRVSRYGGMVLSWSMDKTGPMCRTIEDCALVFNEIHGSDEKDPASITTPFRFERNPDLGALSIGYTEDAPHSFVEKLEELGARPRLMRELPAQSASSLGAESSSAFDFHVAPGGELPPVPEGLSEVEERDFTRFRRGREGLAMDYVHAQRRRLIVMKRMAEAMEGFDMFATGSGEVGLTNETGHPAAVVQYGFGPLGPEGDEAEQPLTTTLIGDLFADDKILSVAHAFQVATDWHMRHPALD encoded by the coding sequence GTGTCTGTAGACCTCGACAGGAAAGGCGCGGAGGCGGCGGAGGGCCGGATGCGGCGGCGGGGCTTCCTGAAGGTCACCGCGGCGGCCACCGCGGCGGGGGCCCTCGATCCCCGGACGCTCGTGGCCGCTCCGACGCGACCCCCTTCCAATCGCGACGCGGCGGAGCTGCCGGAGGCGCACCAGGCCGCTCAGGAGGACGTCATTCCGCTCGGGAACGGGGAGCCGCCGGCGCTTCAGTTTCAGGCCTGGCCGGGCGGGACGGGGGCGCTCCTGGAGAAGTACTGGCGGGCGGGAATGAACCCGTTCGAGAAGACCCCGATCGATGTCGAACCCTGGGAGGGGCCCGTGCCGTCCACCGAGGAGGAGATCGCGTTCCTCCCGGTGCACCGGCTGTCGGCTCTCGTGAGGGAGCGCAGGGTCTCGCCGACGGAACTGTTCGACATCTACATGGAGCGCATGAAGCGGCACGACCCCGTGCTGCTGTGCGCGGTGACGATCCTCGAGGACCGGGGCAGGGAGGAGGCCGAGCAGGCGGAAGCCGAGATCCGGGCGGGGGAATGGCGCGGTCCCCTGCACGGAATCCCCTACGGCGTGAAGGACCTCTTCTCGACCGTCGGGGCACGCACGACGTGGGGCTCGGCGGCGTTCCAGACCCAGATGATCGAGGAAGACGCGGAGGTCGTGCGCCGGCTGAACGCGGCGGGCGCCGTCCTCATCGCGAAGCTCGCGACGGGCGAGTTCGCGCGCGGCGACCGCTGGTACCGCGGCCGGACGCTGAATCCGTGGAACCTGGCCTGGGGATCGAGCGGGTCATCCGCCGGGCCGGGGTCGGCGACCGCGGCGGGATGCGTCGCGTTCTCGATCGGGACCGAGACCCGCGGGTCCATCGTCTCTCCGAGCCGCCGCAACGGGCTGAGCGCCCTCCGCCCCACATTCGGACGCGTGAGCCGCTACGGGGGCATGGTGCTCTCCTGGAGCATGGACAAGACAGGCCCCATGTGCCGCACGATCGAGGATTGTGCGCTCGTGTTCAACGAGATCCACGGCTCGGATGAGAAGGACCCCGCCTCCATCACGACGCCGTTCCGTTTCGAGCGGAACCCGGACCTGGGCGCGCTCTCGATCGGATACACGGAGGATGCGCCGCATTCCTTCGTCGAGAAGCTGGAGGAACTCGGAGCGCGGCCCAGGCTCATGCGCGAGCTGCCCGCCCAGTCGGCGAGTTCGCTTGGCGCGGAGTCGTCGTCGGCCTTCGACTTCCACGTCGCCCCCGGCGGGGAGCTGCCCCCGGTGCCGGAGGGGCTCAGCGAGGTGGAGGAGCGCGACTTCACGCGGTTCCGCCGTGGGCGCGAGGGTCTGGCGATGGACTACGTGCACGCGCAGCGGCGGCGCCTCATCGTGATGAAGCGCATGGCCGAGGCGATGGAGGGCTTCGACATGTTTGCCACCGGCTCGGGAGAGGTGGGGCTCACGAACGAGACGGGACACCCCGCGGCCGTCGTGCAGTACGGTTTCGGCCCGCTCGGGCCCGAGGGCGATGAGGCGGAGCAGCCCCTGACGACGACGCTTATCGGCGACCTGTTCGCCGACGACAAGATCCTGAGCGTGGCGCACGCTTTCCAGGTGGCGACGGACTGGCACATGCGGCACCCCGCGCTCGATTGA
- a CDS encoding serine hydrolase domain-containing protein gives MNRMPRRLLWGVLPVLVVGVALAVAGVPGSTAAESDAGRLERLSGALESYVEEGELAGAVALVLHEGEVSYLEAVGHRDVAAGDPMETDDIFRIASQTKAIVSVGVMILQEEGGLLISDPLGRYLPEYMETTVAVPDGAGGYDVVPANRPITIRDLLTHTAGIGYGGGPAAELWEEAGIQGWYFAHRDEPIRETVRRMAALPMDAQPGERYVYGYATDILGALVEEVSGEPLDAFLRARIFEPLGMADTHFYLPEEKRDRLSVVYSASEGELSPAPDPGGMVGQGAYVDGPRTSFSGGAGLLSTAHDYARFLQMTLNGGELDGARILSSKSVDLMTVNHVGDRFNWDGGVGFGLGFSVLADLGARGTPGSVGEYGWGGAYHSTYWVDPAEDLVVVYFTQLIPTGGVDDHAKLRTLVYQALDELQ, from the coding sequence ATGAACAGAATGCCCAGGCGCCTGCTGTGGGGCGTGCTTCCGGTGCTCGTGGTCGGCGTGGCGCTTGCGGTGGCGGGCGTCCCGGGATCGACGGCGGCCGAGTCGGATGCGGGTCGCCTCGAGCGGCTCAGCGGTGCCCTGGAGTCTTACGTGGAGGAAGGGGAGCTGGCCGGCGCCGTGGCCCTCGTCTTGCACGAAGGTGAGGTCTCCTACCTGGAGGCGGTCGGCCACCGGGACGTCGCCGCCGGCGACCCGATGGAGACGGACGACATCTTCCGCATCGCCTCGCAGACGAAGGCGATCGTGAGCGTCGGCGTCATGATCCTGCAGGAGGAGGGCGGACTCCTCATCTCCGATCCGCTCGGCCGCTATCTGCCGGAGTACATGGAGACGACGGTCGCCGTCCCAGATGGAGCGGGCGGATACGACGTCGTCCCGGCGAACCGGCCGATCACGATCCGGGACCTGCTCACGCACACGGCCGGCATCGGCTACGGCGGCGGCCCCGCGGCGGAGCTTTGGGAAGAGGCCGGCATTCAGGGCTGGTACTTCGCGCACCGCGACGAGCCGATACGGGAGACCGTGCGGCGCATGGCCGCCCTCCCCATGGACGCGCAGCCGGGCGAGCGCTACGTGTACGGTTATGCGACGGACATCCTCGGCGCCCTCGTCGAGGAAGTGTCGGGCGAGCCGCTGGACGCCTTCCTCCGCGCACGGATCTTCGAGCCGCTGGGCATGGCGGACACGCACTTCTACCTGCCCGAGGAGAAGCGCGACCGGCTCAGCGTCGTGTATTCGGCCTCGGAGGGCGAACTTTCGCCCGCGCCCGATCCGGGCGGCATGGTCGGCCAGGGCGCGTACGTCGACGGCCCGCGGACGAGCTTCTCCGGCGGCGCGGGGCTCCTCTCCACCGCCCACGACTACGCCCGCTTCCTGCAGATGACGCTGAACGGCGGCGAACTCGACGGCGCCCGCATCCTGTCGAGCAAGAGCGTCGACCTCATGACGGTCAACCACGTGGGAGACCGGTTCAACTGGGACGGCGGCGTCGGGTTCGGTCTCGGCTTCAGCGTGCTGGCCGATCTCGGGGCGCGCGGAACCCCCGGATCCGTCGGCGAGTACGGGTGGGGCGGGGCGTACCACTCGACGTACTGGGTGGATCCCGCCGAGGATCTCGTCGTCGTCTACTTCACGCAGCTCATCCCGACGGGCGGCGTGGACGATCACGCGAAGCTGCGCACGCTCGTGTACCAGGCGCTCGACGAGTTGCAATAG